From Paenibacillus polymyxa, the proteins below share one genomic window:
- a CDS encoding transglutaminase domain-containing protein — translation MNPSWLESILHWNGVTVFLIAIVVLSLIQGWRRGASRSVGALFSLIVDGILTVAGILCSFGLAMWLSPKVQQWLAAYMEHLPQRKLSGIEQFYYTLVAGIEGFPLLRFAVLFMLSYAIAQFILRAIYVLMVGGKSDSSLHEHPQKSGFFSRVAGAGIGTLIGGARAMMIIALLFIGVSLYPDSGFSSYVQASPIYKQGAQSVIEPLSGTLIKDKLPVFTQAVTKELNGIMQRKYEIIDRDIPSDIVQAAAKITEGASGDEQKARALYEWVGTRISYDYSKVEAYEQRGDWHEQTPRDTFDTRKGVCIDYARLYSMMARSQGLQVKVVTGLGYNGQGGYGSHAWNEVYLSGQHQWVPLDPTWAQSGDWFNPPGFAQTHIKDKVI, via the coding sequence ATGAACCCATCCTGGCTGGAGTCTATTCTTCATTGGAATGGCGTGACGGTGTTTCTGATCGCCATCGTAGTATTGTCGTTGATACAGGGGTGGAGGCGAGGGGCCTCCAGATCTGTAGGTGCGCTGTTTAGTCTCATTGTGGATGGCATACTCACTGTGGCGGGTATTTTGTGCTCGTTCGGGTTAGCCATGTGGCTTTCACCAAAGGTGCAGCAATGGCTGGCAGCTTACATGGAGCATTTGCCACAGCGAAAACTAAGTGGGATTGAGCAATTTTATTATACGCTTGTGGCGGGGATAGAGGGGTTTCCGCTGCTGCGGTTTGCCGTATTGTTCATGCTCAGTTATGCTATCGCCCAGTTTATACTGCGTGCCATTTATGTGCTGATGGTAGGTGGCAAATCAGATTCCTCTCTCCATGAGCATCCCCAAAAATCGGGCTTTTTCAGCAGGGTGGCAGGGGCCGGCATAGGTACTCTTATTGGTGGAGCTCGCGCCATGATGATCATAGCCCTGCTGTTCATAGGCGTAAGTCTGTACCCAGACAGCGGGTTTAGCAGCTACGTACAAGCTTCGCCGATTTATAAGCAAGGTGCGCAATCGGTCATTGAGCCGTTGTCCGGGACTCTGATTAAGGATAAACTCCCTGTATTTACGCAGGCTGTTACCAAGGAATTGAATGGTATCATGCAGCGCAAATACGAAATAATCGACCGGGACATTCCAAGCGATATCGTTCAGGCAGCGGCCAAGATTACAGAAGGGGCTAGCGGTGACGAGCAAAAAGCCAGAGCGTTGTATGAATGGGTAGGCACCCGCATTAGCTATGATTACAGTAAGGTGGAAGCCTATGAGCAACGTGGTGACTGGCATGAACAGACTCCCCGAGATACGTTTGATACACGTAAAGGAGTGTGCATTGATTATGCCCGCCTGTACTCAATGATGGCTCGTTCACAGGGACTACAGGTCAAGGTCGTAACAGGCCTTGGATACAACGGACAGGGAGGATACGGGTCCCATGCCTGGAATGAGGTGTATTTGAGCGGACAGCATCAGTGGGTTCCGTTAGACCCGACCTGGGCACAAAGTGGAGACTGGTTTAATCCGCCTGGTTTTGCCCAGACACATATCAAGGATAAAGTGATTTAA
- a CDS encoding peptidoglycan D,D-transpeptidase FtsI family protein — protein MRKIDNEQGKDNESSDRKRFSFRINLFFFSSFIIFTVIIVRLAILQFVEGPQLKQQEASNVTKNVPLTPIRGTIYDSTGQNRLAYSTPVQSLYITLSKNYSDSLEEKRNPDKKLLPELENMTQKLANRFAQYGDKDEPQMTAEQIMDAMDRNYQRFSGFTPRLIKTNLNKDEVAYFMQHKSEFPGVDVVEETVRHYDPDTVAVQAVGYIKSYKSARETLDKYKNIQKSMSAENDPGLIYMDNESVGFDGLEYQYQEQLRGKNGYKTVPIDPRNMPEGVDSVTPPQKGDNVYSTINKEIQVKTENAIMDQLRWLHTHAVSGRTHPYAKTGFAVAMEVDTGNVVAMASMPDYDANYWQTGTISKDKYEEIKHVYQNATIKNVGSGQSGQHPDSTVLLGSTIKPLSVLIGLEEGLFTTNTYYQDTGAAYFGRNNSARVRNSSGHVYGSMDPATAIRHSSNAFMVDMVGKRLYNKYRNNATEDQGINVWDRYMKEFGLGVSTGVDLPGEFRGWREYTNKSESVLSRLAYASFGQQGKYTPMQLAQYATMIATKGKRMEPHLVSQIKDTNGNVVQTFKPKVLNEVKFPDAYWNEVIRGMATDVSAFKGFPYDFARKTGTSQQSVGRELKDNGVFIAFAPRQNPKLAVAVVIPEGGFGAWSAGPVARKIFDAYDEVYGLDGVPKKKDAATADPNTAKQP, from the coding sequence ATGAGAAAGATAGACAACGAGCAGGGAAAAGACAACGAGTCGTCCGACCGAAAAAGATTCAGCTTCAGAATCAACCTGTTCTTTTTCAGCTCGTTCATTATATTTACTGTCATTATCGTAAGACTGGCGATACTTCAATTTGTGGAGGGACCTCAGCTCAAGCAGCAGGAGGCCAGTAATGTTACTAAAAATGTACCACTTACGCCGATTCGCGGAACGATTTATGATTCAACCGGCCAGAACAGACTGGCGTATTCGACACCTGTACAATCGCTGTATATCACACTCTCCAAGAACTATAGTGACAGCTTGGAAGAAAAGCGTAATCCTGATAAAAAGCTGTTGCCTGAGCTGGAGAATATGACACAAAAGCTGGCGAATCGATTTGCTCAATACGGCGATAAAGATGAGCCGCAAATGACGGCAGAACAAATTATGGACGCTATGGATCGGAACTATCAACGATTTAGCGGTTTTACGCCGCGTCTGATTAAAACGAATCTTAATAAAGATGAAGTTGCCTATTTTATGCAGCATAAGAGTGAGTTTCCAGGCGTAGATGTCGTTGAAGAGACGGTACGTCATTACGATCCTGATACGGTAGCTGTTCAAGCGGTCGGTTATATTAAAAGTTACAAAAGTGCGCGTGAAACGTTGGATAAATATAAGAATATCCAAAAATCCATGTCAGCTGAAAATGATCCGGGCCTCATCTATATGGATAACGAATCTGTGGGCTTTGATGGACTGGAATATCAATATCAGGAACAGTTACGAGGGAAAAATGGCTATAAAACGGTTCCGATTGATCCGCGCAATATGCCGGAGGGTGTAGATTCTGTTACTCCTCCGCAAAAAGGGGATAATGTCTATTCCACGATTAACAAAGAAATTCAGGTGAAGACTGAAAATGCCATTATGGATCAATTGAGATGGCTCCACACACACGCTGTATCTGGCAGGACTCATCCTTATGCGAAAACAGGCTTTGCTGTAGCCATGGAAGTGGATACAGGGAATGTAGTCGCGATGGCCAGCATGCCGGATTATGATGCGAATTATTGGCAGACAGGTACGATTTCAAAAGACAAATATGAAGAAATAAAACATGTGTATCAAAACGCTACAATTAAGAACGTTGGCTCAGGCCAATCTGGACAGCACCCAGATTCTACCGTGCTTCTCGGATCAACTATTAAACCGCTGTCTGTTCTTATTGGATTGGAAGAAGGACTATTTACGACAAATACGTACTATCAAGACACAGGAGCTGCTTATTTCGGACGTAATAATTCCGCACGGGTGCGGAACTCGTCTGGTCATGTGTACGGTTCAATGGACCCGGCTACCGCTATACGTCATTCCTCTAATGCTTTCATGGTCGATATGGTTGGCAAGCGCCTATATAACAAATACAGAAATAATGCTACAGAAGACCAGGGGATAAATGTATGGGACCGTTATATGAAGGAGTTTGGATTAGGTGTTTCCACTGGAGTAGACTTGCCTGGTGAGTTCCGGGGTTGGCGAGAGTATACGAATAAATCCGAGTCGGTACTTTCTAGACTAGCGTATGCTTCCTTTGGTCAGCAAGGTAAGTATACTCCAATGCAACTTGCCCAGTACGCAACGATGATTGCTACTAAGGGCAAACGGATGGAGCCGCATTTGGTCAGTCAAATTAAAGATACCAACGGTAATGTGGTTCAAACGTTTAAGCCGAAGGTGCTGAATGAAGTGAAATTTCCGGATGCTTACTGGAATGAAGTCATACGCGGGATGGCAACAGATGTCAGCGCATTTAAAGGTTTCCCTTATGACTTTGCTCGCAAAACGGGGACATCACAGCAGAGTGTAGGCAGAGAACTAAAAGATAACGGGGTATTTATCGCCTTTGCACCACGCCAGAATCCTAAACTTGCAGTAGCAGTTGTCATTCCTGAAGGAGGCTTCGGAGCTTGGAGCGCCGGACCTGTGGCACGTAAAATATTTGATGCTTACGACGAAGTGTACGGTCTGGACGGTGTTCCAAAGAAAAAGGATGCAGCGACAGCCGATCCTAATACAGCCAAACAGCCATAA
- a CDS encoding Cof-type HAD-IIB family hydrolase — MGENQYKYKLLALDMDGTLLNDNHEISLETINWINKAIQEGTHVCLSTGRAAMHALPYGQQLGLETPMVTVNGSEVWKSPHELWRRYLLDKELIRKMHQIAIETGSWFWAYSTEELYNRDRWPDTLDTQEWLKFGYNTENDEIRHQILLKLQEMGGLEISNSSMTNLEINPAGISKASGIAEVCDLLGITMEQVVAVGDSLNDLAVIQAAGLGVAMGNAQDTVKEAANVVVASNNEDGIVEVIRDYVLV; from the coding sequence ATGGGAGAAAACCAATATAAATACAAACTGCTTGCGCTCGACATGGATGGAACTTTACTGAATGATAATCATGAAATAAGCTTGGAAACAATTAATTGGATTAATAAGGCGATTCAGGAAGGGACTCATGTATGCTTGTCCACCGGACGTGCAGCGATGCATGCTTTGCCTTACGGTCAGCAACTCGGTCTGGAGACGCCAATGGTAACTGTAAACGGCAGTGAAGTATGGAAATCACCTCACGAATTGTGGCGCCGCTATTTGCTTGATAAGGAGCTTATTCGCAAGATGCACCAGATTGCCATAGAAACAGGCTCCTGGTTCTGGGCTTACTCAACCGAGGAGTTATACAACAGAGATCGTTGGCCGGACACATTGGACACACAGGAATGGCTCAAATTCGGTTATAATACGGAAAATGACGAAATTCGCCATCAAATTTTGCTCAAGCTTCAGGAGATGGGGGGACTTGAAATTTCCAATTCTTCGATGACGAATCTGGAAATTAATCCGGCCGGTATATCCAAAGCCAGTGGCATCGCTGAAGTGTGCGACCTGCTCGGCATTACCATGGAGCAGGTGGTTGCCGTAGGTGACAGTCTGAATGACCTGGCTGTGATTCAAGCGGCTGGACTGGGTGTAGCGATGGGGAATGCTCAGGATACGGTAAAAGAAGCCGCTAATGTGGTTGTGGCTTCGAATAATGAGGACGGCATTGTAGAAGTGATTCGAGATTATGTACTTGTGTAA
- a CDS encoding DUF456 domain-containing protein, translating into MDVLGWIVVIVLFIVGMAGAVYPVLPGALAIYFAFFVYGWFFSFAQYNALFWIIQTLIVVALFVADYAVNAWGVKRFGGSRLSAILSTVGIIIGPFVIPAFGLILGPFIGAVLGELIGKAPLDRAIKVGFGSVLGLFTSTVMKVILQLAMIIVFLIWVF; encoded by the coding sequence ATGGACGTTTTAGGTTGGATTGTTGTCATTGTACTGTTCATTGTGGGCATGGCGGGAGCGGTGTATCCCGTATTGCCGGGGGCGCTCGCCATTTATTTTGCATTTTTTGTATACGGCTGGTTTTTCTCGTTTGCTCAATACAATGCATTGTTTTGGATTATACAAACACTTATCGTCGTTGCCCTTTTTGTTGCGGATTATGCTGTGAATGCGTGGGGAGTCAAGCGATTTGGCGGCTCGCGTCTGTCAGCGATCCTTAGTACAGTAGGAATCATTATTGGCCCTTTCGTTATTCCGGCATTCGGTCTGATTTTGGGACCATTTATCGGTGCTGTGCTGGGTGAACTGATTGGCAAAGCCCCGCTGGATCGAGCTATAAAAGTGGGCTTTGGCTCCGTCTTGGGCCTATTTACTAGCACCGTGATGAAAGTAATTTTGCAGCTTGCCATGATTATTGTATTCTTAATTTGGGTGTTTTAA
- a CDS encoding putative polysaccharide biosynthesis protein produces the protein MSNKETFLKGTLILAAAALVARVLGLVQRVPLEHLLGSVGNASFTIANNAYLMLLTVATAGIPSTLSKMVSERYALDRPAEARRVYRAALIFAAVAGVIITALLYFGAPYFAEHVAGVPQSALAIQALAPALLLFPAIAMMRGYFQGRGNMTAGGISQIVEQVARVATAILLAFIILKLGYGDREVAAGASFGGVMGSLGALAVMLYYTVKLRRQDRQDRQEQFQEESSALPMMRIYKDIFKLSIPIVLSSLTVPAVNFIDTSIVVRLLSGQVGLDQATTQLGYLGSRAQSVAGIPPILAIALSQSLIPIISAAFARKDEQHLQNQMTLALRISILTGMPIVLALCVTAYSINGLLFSSLGGSGIIAVLTLGTIFQITMMTSNSILIGMGKPRISMVNVMVGIVVKLAASWLLAGWLGIYGIIAATGLCFLVITLLNLRVLKGIVSFSIMGRRWAGFLTAVVVSGAIGYGVNEACILLVHLMPARVAFLIACCIAGAVVLVCYLVLLVVLRVLRRDELGNYPRMLQKVLRPLMRLQRESTGQRS, from the coding sequence TTGTCCAATAAAGAAACATTCCTTAAAGGTACGCTTATTTTAGCCGCTGCCGCCTTGGTGGCCAGAGTGCTTGGTCTGGTACAGCGCGTTCCATTGGAGCATTTGCTAGGCTCCGTCGGGAACGCCTCGTTTACCATTGCGAACAACGCTTATTTGATGCTGCTCACGGTCGCTACGGCCGGCATTCCCAGCACACTGAGCAAAATGGTTTCGGAACGCTACGCACTGGATCGGCCTGCGGAAGCGCGACGTGTGTATCGTGCGGCTTTGATATTCGCGGCCGTGGCCGGTGTTATCATTACGGCGCTGCTGTATTTTGGTGCGCCTTATTTTGCCGAGCATGTAGCAGGGGTTCCGCAGTCTGCTTTGGCTATTCAGGCTTTGGCACCCGCTTTGCTGTTGTTTCCTGCTATTGCCATGATGCGTGGATACTTCCAAGGACGTGGTAATATGACCGCAGGCGGTATTTCACAAATTGTGGAGCAGGTCGCACGGGTAGCAACCGCAATTCTGCTCGCCTTTATTATTTTGAAGCTTGGCTATGGAGATCGTGAGGTTGCGGCGGGTGCCTCCTTTGGGGGTGTCATGGGAAGCCTCGGCGCTCTGGCGGTCATGTTGTATTACACGGTGAAACTGCGTCGTCAGGATCGCCAAGATCGTCAAGAGCAATTCCAAGAGGAAAGCTCCGCGTTACCGATGATGCGGATTTACAAAGATATTTTTAAGCTCTCTATTCCCATCGTATTGTCGTCTCTGACGGTTCCGGCGGTTAATTTTATTGATACGTCGATTGTAGTTAGACTGCTGTCTGGACAAGTGGGATTGGATCAGGCGACTACTCAGTTGGGTTATCTAGGCTCTAGGGCACAGAGTGTGGCAGGTATTCCTCCAATTTTGGCCATTGCACTCAGTCAATCGCTCATTCCGATCATTTCGGCGGCTTTTGCCCGTAAGGATGAACAGCATTTACAAAATCAGATGACGCTTGCCTTGCGTATCTCTATTTTGACCGGAATGCCGATTGTGTTGGCTTTATGTGTAACTGCATATTCTATTAATGGTCTGTTGTTCAGCTCGCTTGGAGGCAGCGGAATTATCGCTGTTTTGACACTCGGAACGATCTTCCAGATTACGATGATGACTTCTAATTCGATATTGATCGGTATGGGCAAGCCGCGTATTTCAATGGTCAATGTGATGGTTGGTATCGTCGTGAAGTTGGCAGCGAGCTGGCTGCTGGCTGGTTGGCTTGGAATTTACGGAATTATTGCCGCAACCGGATTATGTTTTCTCGTCATTACGTTGCTGAATTTGCGTGTGCTGAAAGGTATTGTTTCCTTCTCAATCATGGGCCGTCGCTGGGCAGGCTTCCTAACCGCTGTCGTAGTCTCGGGAGCTATCGGGTACGGAGTAAATGAAGCCTGCATTTTGCTGGTACACCTGATGCCTGCGCGTGTAGCCTTCTTGATCGCGTGCTGTATTGCCGGAGCGGTTGTACTGGTATGCTACTTGGTATTGCTGGTTGTATTGCGCGTATTGCGCAGGGACGAGCTGGGCAACTATCCGCGTATGTTGCAGAAGGTATTGCGTCCGTTAATGCGCCTACAGCGTGAGTCCACTGGACAACGAAGCTAA
- a CDS encoding DUF2515 family protein, protein MSLTEWLHVASRQLQGGLKLLGSVPRVAEEAWEGKRAAWTESRKLRYPLRDLPWDYHSAQAAMNEAEALMLVNGPATRPSSLNMPLCETDCELLERIKNDTAQENRSNITRTAAYLECYRGYPELHWALLAHLVSRNGGYNMTDLKGELIGDLFGEQEKEWLYRLLERCNALIFQDAYPQLQLYMHSRHLGRSCFHLLPYFHVSPFMKPFWERFWAWRDSSLLTVALIINEQNYIEGRVVKDPYFQKFVTHKPGFYLHDWLQLNQVIFPLGLNGGLAGLVMERFGHLDERIGFGKSLYAMLFGHQQVLDQASAFAASVPHTGSRSDYWPGLFTPNEQKALRSPEESATLLAHEWLPPSQRLYSPELNAVWSDTAYDPIPRYDWFQDGSTLGHISEPRRPLLFAMRHEHRYGIQKTAMARDAHNSFRSFH, encoded by the coding sequence ATGTCTCTCACCGAATGGCTCCATGTGGCATCTCGACAGCTTCAGGGGGGGCTCAAGTTACTGGGTTCCGTTCCGCGTGTTGCGGAGGAGGCATGGGAGGGCAAACGTGCGGCTTGGACCGAATCCCGTAAATTACGCTATCCCTTGCGTGATCTGCCGTGGGATTATCATTCGGCACAAGCCGCCATGAATGAAGCTGAAGCATTAATGCTGGTGAATGGACCCGCTACGCGTCCCTCTTCTCTTAATATGCCCTTATGCGAAACAGACTGTGAGCTGCTGGAGCGGATCAAGAACGATACAGCACAGGAGAATCGCAGCAACATCACGCGCACTGCCGCTTACCTTGAATGCTATCGTGGCTACCCGGAATTACACTGGGCATTACTGGCCCATCTGGTTTCTCGTAATGGCGGCTATAATATGACTGATCTGAAAGGAGAGCTCATTGGCGACCTGTTTGGCGAACAGGAAAAGGAGTGGCTGTATCGACTACTTGAGCGCTGTAACGCCCTTATTTTTCAGGACGCTTATCCACAGTTGCAGCTTTACATGCACAGCCGTCATTTGGGACGAAGTTGCTTCCATTTGTTACCTTATTTTCACGTTTCGCCATTCATGAAGCCCTTTTGGGAACGTTTCTGGGCTTGGCGGGATAGTTCTCTTTTGACGGTGGCGCTCATTATTAATGAACAAAACTATATTGAAGGACGTGTCGTGAAAGATCCGTATTTTCAAAAATTTGTGACACACAAGCCGGGCTTTTATTTGCATGACTGGCTTCAGCTCAATCAAGTTATATTTCCGCTTGGGCTAAACGGTGGCCTTGCCGGACTTGTCATGGAGCGTTTCGGCCATCTGGACGAGCGGATCGGCTTTGGCAAAAGTCTCTACGCTATGTTATTTGGCCATCAGCAGGTACTGGATCAGGCATCCGCATTTGCTGCCAGTGTGCCGCATACCGGTTCTCGCAGCGACTATTGGCCGGGACTGTTCACTCCAAATGAACAAAAAGCGCTGCGCTCTCCAGAAGAGAGTGCAACGCTTTTAGCACATGAATGGCTCCCGCCAAGTCAACGTCTGTACAGCCCGGAACTGAACGCCGTTTGGTCAGATACAGCCTATGATCCGATTCCCCGTTATGACTGGTTTCAGGACGGTTCTACACTTGGGCATATCAGTGAACCAAGACGGCCTCTGTTATTTGCTATGCGCCATGAGCATCGCTACGGCATACAAAAAACAGCAATGGCCCGTGATGCTCATAACAGCTTTAGGTCCTTTCATTGA
- a CDS encoding thioredoxin family protein: MQKIVSHEDFNKAISTSGVTVAVFKADWCGDCHFIDPFMPDVEQQYADKLTLIEIDVEQAESVSQEQNVLGIPSFIAYSEGRELVRLVNRLRKSREEIEQFLDRAVEVHANLAK, translated from the coding sequence ATGCAAAAAATCGTCTCTCATGAAGACTTTAATAAGGCAATATCCACTTCAGGTGTAACGGTAGCTGTGTTTAAGGCGGACTGGTGCGGGGATTGTCATTTTATTGATCCGTTCATGCCTGATGTGGAACAACAATATGCAGACAAGCTTACATTAATTGAAATTGATGTAGAGCAGGCCGAAAGTGTCAGTCAAGAGCAAAATGTTCTAGGGATTCCCAGCTTTATCGCTTACAGTGAAGGGCGAGAACTGGTACGTCTGGTGAACAGGCTGCGTAAATCCCGAGAGGAAATCGAGCAGTTTTTGGACCGGGCTGTAGAAGTCCATGCTAACTTGGCAAAATAA
- a CDS encoding COX15/CtaA family protein — MNSLNNKIRILKWLALVTCIVMFLATFGGGVVTRTDSGLGCGREFPLCNGKLVPAHTIASLIEFSHRSVSAMAGILSIASFVGFLLFMKHRKDLQLFSLLTLLFVIIQGAMGALAVIFSQSAAVMGLHFGFALIAFASATMMTLGAWQEHADSRYTPRLIPGRVSRGYRNFIWLSTIYTYIAVYSGALLSHSVIQKVVNIGGFISPLLLHQISAGLLFVIILAVGHYSYRYHPNHRDIRTLGVVSVVLIILQVVIGIILLYVNRPEIYMFIVLGHMLVIASLFSVLAYLSYRVWQLSPDRKLVPIQAQRT; from the coding sequence GTGAATTCATTGAATAACAAAATCAGAATATTAAAATGGCTGGCACTCGTAACATGTATTGTCATGTTTTTGGCTACCTTCGGTGGAGGTGTCGTGACGCGAACGGATTCGGGTCTCGGCTGTGGACGAGAATTCCCGCTTTGTAATGGTAAGCTGGTTCCGGCACATACCATCGCGTCCCTTATTGAGTTCTCTCATCGCTCCGTCAGTGCCATGGCCGGAATTCTTTCTATCGCCTCGTTTGTCGGCTTTTTGCTGTTTATGAAGCATCGGAAGGATTTACAGCTATTCTCGTTGCTTACGCTATTGTTTGTTATCATACAAGGTGCGATGGGGGCGTTGGCTGTCATCTTCTCCCAATCGGCTGCAGTCATGGGACTGCATTTTGGCTTTGCGCTTATCGCTTTTGCCAGTGCGACTATGATGACGCTGGGAGCCTGGCAGGAGCATGCGGATTCACGCTACACTCCACGTCTGATTCCTGGGCGTGTCAGTCGCGGCTATCGTAACTTTATATGGCTATCAACGATCTATACCTATATTGCTGTTTATTCAGGAGCGTTGCTTAGTCATTCGGTCATCCAGAAGGTTGTAAATATTGGGGGCTTCATATCTCCACTGCTGCTTCATCAGATTTCAGCTGGACTGCTGTTCGTCATTATTTTGGCTGTGGGTCACTACTCGTACCGTTATCACCCGAATCACCGGGATATTCGTACACTGGGTGTCGTATCGGTCGTATTGATCATTCTTCAAGTAGTGATTGGCATTATCTTGCTGTACGTCAACAGACCTGAAATTTACATGTTTATCGTGCTGGGACATATGCTGGTGATTGCATCGTTGTTCTCCGTTTTGGCTTATCTGAGCTATCGTGTATGGCAATTGTCACCGGACCGCAAGCTTGTTCCGATCCAAGCACAGCGTACCTAA